A genomic segment from Daphnia pulex isolate KAP4 chromosome 5, ASM2113471v1 encodes:
- the LOC124193533 gene encoding uncharacterized protein LOC124193533: MATNRTEEDTFVELIKTFLKEFTEGKFSYNSNKDECEATLNMPTHLFAGLRTSQQERNDGLSLKSLKYLMENNQVSRQFTWNMLPTLLTKHKDSLCFYLLFQKLKDLLLQSQTVNELFLVNTVLLLLQEKKYGPALAESQKFTVNEPRASGYESQAAAASALLAGYKTTLDFPSFEENIQVLKEMKITLALMFAKHPWMIPTFLEAYTSILIKLNAHDEIELFLRGYVANDGGIASAILALEIMKVYIPNGTKGLNIHFLEKIAEIDQANPKVLDLCKLYLQSEFERDISQDRLKKCLKLMFDFLDAYAYRTPSDVVKEGWNVMANLMNKICLQGTDVCLEAVIKAWHHDRKGWWPFFRFSKFPSPLPSGYGEFLCDMATVCLILESQDHPFVVSVINLPECSSFQSVVSMHRLSVFPDVKMNFDSKINALITSIPLPILPPFALFSEPTRMEVSGDQTISGRASTDDTKQLALQFSNLLLKSKAIKKKTENKRSLGAKIIFRCSSGTKLKGLSIETVDGE; the protein is encoded by the exons ATGGCAACAAATAGAACTGAAGAAGATACTTTCGTAGAATTAATA aaaacatttttaaaggaGTTCACTGAGGGGAAGTTCAGTTACAATTCAAACAAAGATG AGTGTGAAGCCACATTGAATATGCCCACACATTTGTTCGCTGGTCTGAGAACATCCCAACAAGAGAGGAATGATGGTCTAAGTTTGAAGAGCTTAAAATACTTG ATGGAAAATAATCAAGTAAGCCGGCAGTTTACCTGGAACATGTTACCCACCCTGCTCACTAAACATAAGGATAGTCTATGTTTTTATCTGTTGTTCCAAAAACTGaaggatcttcttcttcagtcacaAACAGTGAATGAGTTGTTTCTAGTGAACACTGTATTATTATTGCTTCAGGAGAAAAAGTATGGCCCAGCTCTTGCTGAATCACAAAAATTCAcag TCAATGAACCCCGAGCTAGTGGTTACGAGTCTCAAGCTGCAGCTGCGTCTGCCTTACTTGCCGGCTATAAAACAACTCTTGATTTCCCaagttttgaagaaaacatACAAGTACTTAAGGAGATGAAGATAACATTGGCATTGATGTTTGCTAAACATCCCTGGATGATTCCTACTTTTCTGGAAGCTTATACCTCCATTCTTATTAAGTTGAATGCTCacgatgaaattgaattgttctTACGGGG ATACGTTGCAAATGATGGCGGAATTGCAAGCGCTATTCTTGCTCTGGAAATAATGAAAGTGTATATTCCCAACGGCACTAAAGGATTAAACATTCACTTTCTTGAGAAGATAGCGGAGATCGACCAAGCAAATCCTaag GTCTTGGATTTGTGTAAACTTTATTTGCAGTCCGAATTCGAAAGAGACATCAGTCAGGACCGTCTTAAGAAGTGCCTCAAGCTCATGTTTGATTTTCTAGATGCGTATGCCTATCGCACACCGTCTGACGTTGTCAAAGAAGGATGGAATGTAATGGCAAATCTGATGAACAAGATTTGTTTGCAAG GAACCGATGTTTGTCTGGAAGCTGTCATTAAAGCTTGGCATCATGACAGAAAGGGGTGGTGGccatttttccgtttttccaaatttccgTCTCCTCTTCCATCTGGTTACGGAGAATTTCTTTGTGATATGGCTACTGTATGTCTGATTTTGGAGTCTCAAGACCACCCTTTCGTAGTTAGCGTTATAAATCTTCCGGAATGCTCCTCATTTCAATCGGTCGTCAGCATGCATCGTTTGTCAGTGTTTCCCGACGTGAAGATGAATTTTGATTCGAAGATTAATGCCCTGATAACGTCAATTCCATTACCAATCTTGCCGCCTTTTGCGTTGTTCTCCGAACCAACTCGAATGGAAGTGAGTGGTGATCAAACAATTTCTGGGAGAGCCAGCACAGATGATACGAAGCAGTTAGCTCTGCAGTTTAGTAATCTgcttttaaaatcaaaagccatcaaaaagaaaacggaaaacaagAGAAGTTTAGGTGCTAAGATAATTTTCCGGTGTAGTTCCGGTACAAAATTAAAAGGATTGTCCATTGAGACAGTAGATGGCGAATGA
- the LOC124193532 gene encoding uncharacterized protein LOC124193532 isoform X2, whose product MAKNRTEEDTFVELIKTFLKEFTEGKFSYNSNKDECEATLNMPTHLFAGLRTSQQERNDDLSLKSLKYLMENNQVSRQFTWNMLPTLLTKHKDSLCFYLLFQKLKDLLLQSQTVNELFLVNTVLLLLQEKKYGPALAESQKFTVNEPRASGYESQAAAASALLAGYKTTLDFPSFEENIQVLKEMKITLALMFAKHPWMIPTFLEAYTSILIKLNAHDEIELFLRGYVANDGGIASAILALEIMKVYIPNGTKGLNIHFLEKIAEIDQANPKVLDLCKLYLQSEFERDISQDRLKKCLKLMFDFLDAYAYRTPSDVVKEGWNVMANLMNKICLQGTDVCLEAVIKAWHHDRKGWWPFFRFSKFPSPLPSGYGEFLCDMATVCLILESQDHPFVVSVINLPECSSFQSVVSMHRLSVFPDVKMNFDSKINALITSIPLPILPPFALFSEPTRMEVSGDQTISGRASTDDTKQLALQFSNLLLKSKAIKKKTENKSCAKIRRATTANLKKPIEELIVVKTAPRSKRRKNQRRKKHQHAKTCRRKGECFEESWQKS is encoded by the exons ATGGCAAAAAATAGAACTGAAGAAGATACTTTCGTAGAATTAATA aaaacatttttaaaggaGTTCACTGAGGGGAAGTTCAGTTACAATTCAAACAAAGATG AGTGTGAAGCCACATTGAATATGCCCACACATTTGTTCGCTGGTCTGAGAACATCCCAACAAGAGAGGAATGATGATCTAAGTTTGAAGAGCTTAAAATACTTG ATGGAAAATAATCAAGTAAGCCGGCAGTTTACCTGGAACATGTTACCCACCCTGCTCACTAAACATAAGGATAGTCTATGTTTTTATCTGTTGTTCCAAAAACTGaaggatcttcttcttcagtcacaAACAGTGAATGAGTTGTTTCTAGTGAACACTGTATTATTATTGCTTCAGGAGAAAAAGTATGGCCCAGCTCTTGCTGAATCACAAAAATTCAcag TCAATGAACCCCGAGCTAGTGGTTACGAGTCTCAAGCTGCAGCTGCGTCTGCCTTACTTGCCGGCTATAAAACAACTCTTGATTTCCCaagttttgaagaaaacatACAAGTACTTAAGGAGATGAAGATAACATTGGCATTGATGTTTGCTAAACATCCCTGGATGATTCCTACTTTTCTGGAAGCTTATACCTCCATTCTTATTAAGTTGAATGCTCacgatgaaattgaattgttctTACGGGG ATACGTTGCAAATGATGGCGGAATTGCAAGCGCTATTCTTGCTCTGGAAATAATGAAAGTGTATATTCCCAACGGCACTAAAGGATTAAACATTCACTTTCTTGAGAAGATAGCGGAGATCGACCAAGCAAATCCTaag GTCTTGGATTTGTGTAAACTTTATTTGCAGTCCGAATTCGAAAGAGACATCAGTCAGGACCGTCTTAAGAAGTGCCTCAAGCTCATGTTTGATTTTCTAGATGCGTATGCCTATCGCACACCGTCTGACGTTGTCAAAGAAGGATGGAATGTAATGGCAAATCTGATGAACAAGATTTGTTTGCAAG GAACCGATGTTTGTCTGGAAGCTGTCATTAAAGCTTGGCATCATGACAGAAAGGGGTGGTGGccatttttccgtttttccaaatttccgTCTCCTCTTCCATCTGGTTACGGAGAATTTCTTTGTGATATGGCTACTGTATGTCTGATTTTGGAGTCTCAAGACCACCCTTTCGTAGTTAGCGTTATAAATCTTCCGGAATGCTCCTCATTTCAATCGGTCGTCAGCATGCATCGTTTGTCAGTGTTTCCCGACGTGAAGATGAATTTTGATTCGAAGATTAATGCCCTGATAACGTCAATTCCATTACCAATCTTGCCGCCTTTTGCGTTGTTCTCCGAACCAACTCGAATGGAAGTGAGTGGTGATCAAACAATTTCTGGGAGAGCCAGCACAGATGATACGAAGCAGTTAGCTCTGCAGTTTAGTAATCTgcttttaaaatcaaaagccatcaaaaagaaaacggaaaacaagTCTTGCGCTAAAATTCGACGAGCTACTACTGCGAATCTGAAGAAGCCCATCGAAGAATTGATTGTCGTGAAAACAGCGCCAAGGtccaaaaggaggaaaaatcaGCGTCGTAAAAAACACCAACACGCCAAAACCTG CCGAAGGAAAGGAGAATGTTTTGAAGAAAGTTGGCAAAAGAGTTAA
- the LOC124193531 gene encoding uncharacterized protein LOC124193531 isoform X2, with product MATNRTEEDTFVELIKTFLKEFTEGKFSYNSNKDECEATLNMPTHLFAGLRTSQQERNDDLSLKSLKYLMENNQVSRQFTWNMLPTLLTKHKDSLCFYLLFQKLKDLLLQSQTVNELFLVNTVLLLLQEKKYGPALAESQKFTVNEPRASGYESQAAAASALLAGYKTTLDFPSFEENIQVLKEMKITLALMFAKHPWMIPTFLEAYTSILIKLNAHDEIELFLRGYVANDGGIASAILALEIMKVYIPNGTKGLNIHFLEKIAEIDQANPKVLDLCKLYLQSEFERDISQDRLKKCLKLMFDFLDAYAYRTPSDVVKEGWNVMANLMNKICLQGTDVCLEAVIKAWHHDRKGWWPFFRFSKFPSPLPSGYGEFLCDMATVCLILESQDHPFVVSVINLPECSSFQSVVSMHRLSVFPDVKMNFDSKINALITSIPLPILPPFALFSEPTRMEVSGDQTISGRASTDDTKQLALQFSNLLLKSKAIKKKTENKSCAKIRRATTANLKKPIEELIVVKTAPRSKRRKNQRRKKHQHAKTCRRKGECFEESWQKS from the exons ATGGCAACAAATAGAACTGAAGAAGATACTTTCGTAGAATTAATA aaaacatttttaaaggaGTTCACTGAGGGGAAGTTCAGTTACAATTCAAACAAAGATG AGTGTGAAGCCACATTGAATATGCCCACACATTTGTTCGCTGGTCTGAGAACATCCCAACAAGAGAGGAATGATGATCTAAGTTTGAAGAGCTTAAAATACTTG ATGGAAAATAATCAAGTAAGCCGGCAGTTTACCTGGAACATGTTACCCACCCTGCTCACTAAACATAAGGATAGTCTATGTTTTTATCTGTTGTTCCAAAAACTGaaggatcttcttcttcagtcacaAACAGTGAATGAGTTGTTTCTAGTGAACACTGTATTATTATTGCTTCAGGAGAAAAAGTATGGCCCAGCTCTTGCTGAATCACAAAAATTCAcag TCAATGAACCCCGAGCTAGTGGTTACGAGTCTCAAGCTGCAGCTGCGTCTGCCTTACTTGCCGGCTATAAAACAACTCTTGATTTCCCaagttttgaagaaaacatACAAGTACTTAAGGAGATGAAGATAACATTGGCATTGATGTTTGCTAAACATCCCTGGATGATTCCTACTTTTCTGGAAGCTTATACCTCCATTCTTATTAAGTTGAATGCTCacgatgaaattgaattgttctTACGGGG ATACGTTGCAAATGATGGCGGAATTGCAAGCGCTATTCTTGCTCTGGAAATAATGAAAGTGTATATTCCCAACGGCACTAAAGGATTAAACATTCACTTTCTTGAGAAGATAGCGGAGATCGACCAAGCAAATCCTaag GTCTTGGATTTGTGTAAACTTTATTTGCAGTCCGAATTCGAAAGAGACATCAGTCAGGACCGTCTTAAGAAGTGCCTCAAGCTCATGTTTGATTTTCTAGATGCGTATGCCTATCGCACACCGTCTGACGTTGTCAAAGAAGGATGGAATGTAATGGCAAATCTGATGAACAAGATTTGTTTGCAAG GAACCGATGTTTGTCTGGAAGCTGTCATTAAAGCTTGGCATCATGACAGAAAGGGGTGGTGGccatttttccgtttttccaaatttccgTCTCCTCTTCCATCTGGTTACGGAGAATTTCTTTGTGATATGGCTACTGTATGTCTGATTTTGGAGTCTCAAGACCACCCTTTCGTAGTTAGCGTTATAAATCTTCCGGAATGCTCCTCATTTCAATCGGTCGTCAGCATGCATCGTTTGTCAGTGTTTCCCGACGTGAAGATGAATTTTGATTCGAAGATTAATGCCCTGATAACGTCAATTCCATTACCAATCTTGCCGCCTTTTGCGTTGTTCTCCGAACCAACTCGAATGGAAGTGAGTGGTGATCAAACAATTTCTGGGAGAGCCAGCACAGATGATACGAAGCAGTTAGCTCTGCAGTTTAGTAATCTgcttttaaaatcaaaagccatcaaaaagaaaacggaaaacaagTCTTGCGCTAAAATTCGACGAGCTACTACTGCGAATCTGAAGAAGCCCATCGAAGAATTGATTGTCGTGAAAACAGCGCCAAGGtccaaaaggaggaaaaatcaGCGTCGTAAAAAACACCAACACGCCAAAACCTG CCGAAGGAAAGGAGAATGTTTTGAAGAAAGTTGGCAAAAGAGTTAA
- the LOC124193531 gene encoding uncharacterized protein LOC124193531 isoform X1 produces MATNRTEEDTFVELIKTFLKEFTEGKFSYNSNKDECEATLNMPTHLFAGLRTSQQERNDDLSLKSLKYLMENNQVSRQFTWNMLPTLLTKHKDSLCFYLLFQKLKDLLLQSQTVNELFLVNTVLLLLQEKKYGPALAESQKFTVNEPRASGYESQAAAASALLAGYKTTLDFPSFEENIQVLKEMKITLALMFAKHPWMIPTFLEAYTSILIKLNAHDEIELFLRGYVANDGGIASAILALEIMKVYIPNGTKGLNIHFLEKIAEIDQANPKVLDLCKLYLQSEFERDISQDRLKKCLKLMFDFLDAYAYRTPSDVVKEGWNVMANLMNKICLQGTDVCLEAVIKAWHHDRKGWWPFFRFSKFPSPLPSGYGEFLCDMATVCLILESQDHPFVVSVINLPECSSFQSVVSMHRLSVFPDVKMNFDSKINALITSIPLPILPPFALFSEPTRMEVSGDQTISGRASTDDTKQLALQFSNLLLKSKAIKKKTENKSCAKIRRATTANLKKPIEELIVVKTAPRSKRRKNQRRKKHQHAKTCSRRKGECFEESWQKS; encoded by the exons ATGGCAACAAATAGAACTGAAGAAGATACTTTCGTAGAATTAATA aaaacatttttaaaggaGTTCACTGAGGGGAAGTTCAGTTACAATTCAAACAAAGATG AGTGTGAAGCCACATTGAATATGCCCACACATTTGTTCGCTGGTCTGAGAACATCCCAACAAGAGAGGAATGATGATCTAAGTTTGAAGAGCTTAAAATACTTG ATGGAAAATAATCAAGTAAGCCGGCAGTTTACCTGGAACATGTTACCCACCCTGCTCACTAAACATAAGGATAGTCTATGTTTTTATCTGTTGTTCCAAAAACTGaaggatcttcttcttcagtcacaAACAGTGAATGAGTTGTTTCTAGTGAACACTGTATTATTATTGCTTCAGGAGAAAAAGTATGGCCCAGCTCTTGCTGAATCACAAAAATTCAcag TCAATGAACCCCGAGCTAGTGGTTACGAGTCTCAAGCTGCAGCTGCGTCTGCCTTACTTGCCGGCTATAAAACAACTCTTGATTTCCCaagttttgaagaaaacatACAAGTACTTAAGGAGATGAAGATAACATTGGCATTGATGTTTGCTAAACATCCCTGGATGATTCCTACTTTTCTGGAAGCTTATACCTCCATTCTTATTAAGTTGAATGCTCacgatgaaattgaattgttctTACGGGG ATACGTTGCAAATGATGGCGGAATTGCAAGCGCTATTCTTGCTCTGGAAATAATGAAAGTGTATATTCCCAACGGCACTAAAGGATTAAACATTCACTTTCTTGAGAAGATAGCGGAGATCGACCAAGCAAATCCTaag GTCTTGGATTTGTGTAAACTTTATTTGCAGTCCGAATTCGAAAGAGACATCAGTCAGGACCGTCTTAAGAAGTGCCTCAAGCTCATGTTTGATTTTCTAGATGCGTATGCCTATCGCACACCGTCTGACGTTGTCAAAGAAGGATGGAATGTAATGGCAAATCTGATGAACAAGATTTGTTTGCAAG GAACCGATGTTTGTCTGGAAGCTGTCATTAAAGCTTGGCATCATGACAGAAAGGGGTGGTGGccatttttccgtttttccaaatttccgTCTCCTCTTCCATCTGGTTACGGAGAATTTCTTTGTGATATGGCTACTGTATGTCTGATTTTGGAGTCTCAAGACCACCCTTTCGTAGTTAGCGTTATAAATCTTCCGGAATGCTCCTCATTTCAATCGGTCGTCAGCATGCATCGTTTGTCAGTGTTTCCCGACGTGAAGATGAATTTTGATTCGAAGATTAATGCCCTGATAACGTCAATTCCATTACCAATCTTGCCGCCTTTTGCGTTGTTCTCCGAACCAACTCGAATGGAAGTGAGTGGTGATCAAACAATTTCTGGGAGAGCCAGCACAGATGATACGAAGCAGTTAGCTCTGCAGTTTAGTAATCTgcttttaaaatcaaaagccatcaaaaagaaaacggaaaacaagTCTTGCGCTAAAATTCGACGAGCTACTACTGCGAATCTGAAGAAGCCCATCGAAGAATTGATTGTCGTGAAAACAGCGCCAAGGtccaaaaggaggaaaaatcaGCGTCGTAAAAAACACCAACACGCCAAAACCTG TAGCCGAAGGAAAGGAGAATGTTTTGAAGAAAGTTGGCAAAAGAGTTAA
- the LOC124193532 gene encoding uncharacterized protein LOC124193532 isoform X1 → MAKNRTEEDTFVELIKTFLKEFTEGKFSYNSNKDECEATLNMPTHLFAGLRTSQQERNDDLSLKSLKYLMENNQVSRQFTWNMLPTLLTKHKDSLCFYLLFQKLKDLLLQSQTVNELFLVNTVLLLLQEKKYGPALAESQKFTVNEPRASGYESQAAAASALLAGYKTTLDFPSFEENIQVLKEMKITLALMFAKHPWMIPTFLEAYTSILIKLNAHDEIELFLRGYVANDGGIASAILALEIMKVYIPNGTKGLNIHFLEKIAEIDQANPKVLDLCKLYLQSEFERDISQDRLKKCLKLMFDFLDAYAYRTPSDVVKEGWNVMANLMNKICLQGTDVCLEAVIKAWHHDRKGWWPFFRFSKFPSPLPSGYGEFLCDMATVCLILESQDHPFVVSVINLPECSSFQSVVSMHRLSVFPDVKMNFDSKINALITSIPLPILPPFALFSEPTRMEVSGDQTISGRASTDDTKQLALQFSNLLLKSKAIKKKTENKSCAKIRRATTANLKKPIEELIVVKTAPRSKRRKNQRRKKHQHAKTCSRRKGECFEESWQKS, encoded by the exons ATGGCAAAAAATAGAACTGAAGAAGATACTTTCGTAGAATTAATA aaaacatttttaaaggaGTTCACTGAGGGGAAGTTCAGTTACAATTCAAACAAAGATG AGTGTGAAGCCACATTGAATATGCCCACACATTTGTTCGCTGGTCTGAGAACATCCCAACAAGAGAGGAATGATGATCTAAGTTTGAAGAGCTTAAAATACTTG ATGGAAAATAATCAAGTAAGCCGGCAGTTTACCTGGAACATGTTACCCACCCTGCTCACTAAACATAAGGATAGTCTATGTTTTTATCTGTTGTTCCAAAAACTGaaggatcttcttcttcagtcacaAACAGTGAATGAGTTGTTTCTAGTGAACACTGTATTATTATTGCTTCAGGAGAAAAAGTATGGCCCAGCTCTTGCTGAATCACAAAAATTCAcag TCAATGAACCCCGAGCTAGTGGTTACGAGTCTCAAGCTGCAGCTGCGTCTGCCTTACTTGCCGGCTATAAAACAACTCTTGATTTCCCaagttttgaagaaaacatACAAGTACTTAAGGAGATGAAGATAACATTGGCATTGATGTTTGCTAAACATCCCTGGATGATTCCTACTTTTCTGGAAGCTTATACCTCCATTCTTATTAAGTTGAATGCTCacgatgaaattgaattgttctTACGGGG ATACGTTGCAAATGATGGCGGAATTGCAAGCGCTATTCTTGCTCTGGAAATAATGAAAGTGTATATTCCCAACGGCACTAAAGGATTAAACATTCACTTTCTTGAGAAGATAGCGGAGATCGACCAAGCAAATCCTaag GTCTTGGATTTGTGTAAACTTTATTTGCAGTCCGAATTCGAAAGAGACATCAGTCAGGACCGTCTTAAGAAGTGCCTCAAGCTCATGTTTGATTTTCTAGATGCGTATGCCTATCGCACACCGTCTGACGTTGTCAAAGAAGGATGGAATGTAATGGCAAATCTGATGAACAAGATTTGTTTGCAAG GAACCGATGTTTGTCTGGAAGCTGTCATTAAAGCTTGGCATCATGACAGAAAGGGGTGGTGGccatttttccgtttttccaaatttccgTCTCCTCTTCCATCTGGTTACGGAGAATTTCTTTGTGATATGGCTACTGTATGTCTGATTTTGGAGTCTCAAGACCACCCTTTCGTAGTTAGCGTTATAAATCTTCCGGAATGCTCCTCATTTCAATCGGTCGTCAGCATGCATCGTTTGTCAGTGTTTCCCGACGTGAAGATGAATTTTGATTCGAAGATTAATGCCCTGATAACGTCAATTCCATTACCAATCTTGCCGCCTTTTGCGTTGTTCTCCGAACCAACTCGAATGGAAGTGAGTGGTGATCAAACAATTTCTGGGAGAGCCAGCACAGATGATACGAAGCAGTTAGCTCTGCAGTTTAGTAATCTgcttttaaaatcaaaagccatcaaaaagaaaacggaaaacaagTCTTGCGCTAAAATTCGACGAGCTACTACTGCGAATCTGAAGAAGCCCATCGAAGAATTGATTGTCGTGAAAACAGCGCCAAGGtccaaaaggaggaaaaatcaGCGTCGTAAAAAACACCAACACGCCAAAACCTG TAGCCGAAGGAAAGGAGAATGTTTTGAAGAAAGTTGGCAAAAGAGTTAA
- the LOC124193534 gene encoding zinc finger protein ZXDC-like encodes MKMFRCPVENCGAEFTARSTLYVHAKRHNVDTANLTFPCEHPGCNKQYSGKSNLRKHMVRCCGNRSTPCTATVSPTEPPELIKVIDQPIQNDYIALLLGDDEEQMSADRSVVTFLAFPTDSLQVEIKMFLVVRYGNDYD; translated from the exons atgaaaatgtttcgttgTCCTGTTGAAA ATTGTGGTGCGGAATTTACAGCGAGGAGTACCTTATATGTCCATGCCAAAAGACATAATGTTGATACTGCCAATCTTACCTTCCCTTGCGAGCACCCCGGTTGCAATAAACAGTATTCCGGCAAATCCAATCTGAGGAAACACATGGTTCGATGCTGCGGTAACCGTTCTACTCCATGCACCGCTACCGTTTCTCCAACGGAACCTCCGGAACTGATTAAAGTAATTGATCAGCCGATTCAAAATGACTATATTGCATTGCTATTGGGAGACGACGAGGAACAGATGTCTGCAGACCGCTCGGTCGTCACTTTCCTCGCTTTTCCGACAGACAGTTTAcaggtagaaataaaaatgtttcttgttgtgAGATATGGTAATGAttatgattaa